In Clostridiisalibacter paucivorans DSM 22131, the genomic stretch ATTTGGCATGTGCCTATATTGGATACCGCATTATTAGATCTGAAAAATCCTGTTGTTTCAAATATAGTTGCATTGGGCACATTAAGTGGTATAATAAATATAGTATCCGAGTATTCTATAATAACTTCTATTTTAAATAGAGTGCCATATGAGTTAAGAGATCTAAATAAAAAGGCTTTTTATAAAGGTTTAAAATTACAAGAACAGGGTGAAAAGTATTTATATGAAAGAAAATGAAAAAGATTTAATGCGACTAATTCAACTTAATTTTACTAGACTAAGTAAAGGACAAAAACTTATTGCAGAGTACATAACATCTCATTATGACAAAGCTGCATTTATGACAGCTTCAAAATTAGGGGAAAAGGTAGGAGTAAGTGAATCTACCGTTGTAAGATTTGCTAATGCTTTAGGATTCTCTGGATATCCTAGTTTGCAAAAGGCATTACAAGAACTTATTAAAAATAAGCTTACTACAGTTCAACGATTAAGTCTTTCTGATGAGTTATCAGAAAAAGGTGCTTTTATTGAAAATATATTGAAAGCTGATATAGAAAACATAAAATCCACCCTTGAGGACATAGATGTAGAGGTATTTAATCAAGTGGTAAATATGATTTGCGATGCTAAAAGAATATATATACTTGGTCTTAGAAGCTCCACTGCGTTAGCTGGATATTTA encodes the following:
- a CDS encoding MurR/RpiR family transcriptional regulator is translated as MKENEKDLMRLIQLNFTRLSKGQKLIAEYITSHYDKAAFMTASKLGEKVGVSESTVVRFANALGFSGYPSLQKALQELIKNKLTTVQRLSLSDELSEKGAFIENILKADIENIKSTLEDIDVEVFNQVVNMICDAKRIYILGLRSSTALAGYLGFYLSLMLENVKVVSFGMSDIFEQLLRVTNDDLVIGISYPRYSRKTLEALKYVKDNNCKIVGISDSMMSPVSNMADYTLIAKSNMVSFVDSLVGPMSLINAIIISIGVRKKGELKDYFTKLEKVWNDYNIYGNRDKSDMFGL